A genomic window from Deltaproteobacteria bacterium includes:
- the rimO gene encoding 30S ribosomal protein S12 methylthiotransferase RimO, with protein MNTTLLPDQPSLFLLSLGCPKNRVDSEVMLGSLLNEGYRLVGEAKDAEVILINSCAFIGEAKQESIDAILEHARLKETGRCKALVVAGCLTQRYADVLQQEMPEVDYFVGTSAYPRIAQILRGERDRAVIPDPDYIADSRTPRRNSMPRWTAYVKISEGCDNKCTFCIIPTLRGLQRSRPIADIVAEAERLCAEGAIELNLVAQDLTAYGHDLPGKPKLHELLHALRDVPARWIRLHYAYPRDFSEALIDGLARQPNVARYLDMPLQHISDSVLRRMKRGRDSAWVRRLVRRIRERVPDLTFRTSFIAGFPGETEEQFQELCDFVEEMRFEKVGVFQFSREEGTESFQLDGQLPQRVKAQRQKKLLGIQRKISREHQQRLVGRTLDVLVEGVSEETDLLLEGRWMGQAPEIDGKVYVNRGQGRPGEIVPVEIEQAGDYDLVGGIAGAEGPPRPVTAPKAARPRFPILSH; from the coding sequence ATGAATACGACGCTGCTTCCAGACCAGCCCTCGCTTTTCCTGCTGTCGCTCGGTTGCCCGAAGAACCGGGTAGACAGCGAGGTGATGCTCGGCAGCCTGCTCAACGAGGGTTACCGCCTGGTCGGCGAGGCGAAGGACGCGGAAGTGATCCTCATCAACTCCTGCGCCTTCATCGGCGAGGCAAAGCAGGAGTCGATCGACGCCATCCTCGAGCATGCCCGCCTCAAGGAAACCGGGCGCTGCAAGGCGCTGGTGGTTGCCGGCTGTCTCACGCAGCGCTACGCAGACGTTCTCCAGCAGGAGATGCCGGAGGTCGATTACTTCGTCGGGACCTCCGCCTATCCGCGCATCGCGCAGATCCTGCGGGGAGAGCGCGACCGGGCCGTGATTCCGGATCCGGACTACATCGCCGACAGCCGCACTCCGCGGCGCAATTCGATGCCGCGCTGGACGGCTTACGTGAAGATCAGCGAAGGCTGCGACAACAAATGCACCTTCTGCATCATCCCCACCCTCCGCGGCCTGCAGCGATCCCGGCCCATCGCCGATATCGTCGCCGAAGCCGAGCGGCTCTGCGCCGAGGGCGCAATCGAGCTGAACCTCGTCGCCCAGGATCTCACCGCCTACGGGCACGACCTTCCGGGTAAACCGAAGCTCCACGAGCTCCTGCACGCCCTGCGGGACGTGCCCGCGCGCTGGATCCGGCTGCACTACGCCTATCCGCGCGACTTTTCAGAAGCGCTGATCGACGGGCTCGCGCGCCAACCCAACGTCGCTCGTTACCTCGACATGCCGCTGCAGCACATCAGCGACTCCGTGCTTCGCCGGATGAAGCGGGGCCGTGACTCCGCGTGGGTGCGCAGGCTGGTGCGCAGGATCCGCGAGCGCGTCCCGGACCTCACCTTCCGGACCAGCTTCATCGCCGGCTTCCCGGGTGAGACGGAGGAACAGTTCCAGGAGCTCTGCGACTTCGTCGAGGAGATGCGGTTCGAGAAGGTGGGCGTGTTCCAGTTCTCGCGCGAGGAAGGGACGGAATCCTTCCAGCTCGACGGGCAGCTCCCCCAGCGCGTCAAGGCGCAGCGGCAGAAGAAGCTTCTCGGCATCCAGCGGAAGATCAGCAGGGAGCACCAGCAGCGCCTGGTGGGGCGGACTCTCGACGTCCTGGTCGAAGGCGTTTCCGAGGAGACCGATCTGCTTCTGGAAGGGCGGTGGATGGGGCAGGCGCCGGAGATCGACGGAAAGGTCTACGTCAACCGCGGCCAGGGGCGCCCCGGCGAGATCGTGCCCGTCGAGATCGAGCAAGCGGGCGACTACGATCTGGTGGGCGGGATCGCGGGTGCGGAAGGACCGCCGCGGCCAGTGACCGCGCCAAAGGCAGCCCGGCCGCGTTTTCCCATTCTCTCCCACTGA
- a CDS encoding RNA polymerase sigma factor, with protein sequence MRPTDEELMSAYVAGDARAFEKLFARLAPRVHGFFLRSFRDEGVADDLLQVTFMKIHRARQQYRPGHRLAPWLFAVAARVRLDELRRRLRLPEDADEDAIARAEVQDPADPPLDADVKNAVRAALEALPESQRTVIHLHRYEGMTFGEIADVLGSTSGAVKLRAFRGYEALRQRLKGLL encoded by the coding sequence ATGAGACCGACGGACGAAGAGCTGATGTCGGCCTACGTCGCGGGCGATGCCCGCGCGTTCGAGAAGCTCTTCGCCCGGCTGGCGCCCCGGGTGCACGGGTTCTTCCTGCGCTCGTTCCGGGACGAAGGAGTGGCGGACGACTTGTTGCAGGTGACGTTCATGAAGATCCACCGGGCGAGGCAGCAGTACCGGCCGGGCCACAGGCTGGCGCCGTGGCTCTTCGCCGTCGCCGCGCGGGTCCGCCTGGACGAGCTGCGCCGGCGGCTACGCCTCCCCGAGGACGCCGACGAGGACGCGATCGCCCGCGCCGAAGTCCAGGATCCGGCGGATCCCCCGCTCGATGCGGACGTCAAGAATGCCGTTCGCGCGGCGCTGGAAGCGCTGCCGGAGTCGCAGCGCACCGTGATCCATCTCCACCGGTACGAGGGGATGACGTTCGGGGAGATCGCCGACGTGCTCGGTTCGACGTCCGGAGCGGTCAAGCTCCGGGCATTTCGCGGATACGAGGCGCTCCGCCAGCGCCTGAAAGGGCTGTTGTGA
- a CDS encoding membrane dipeptidase, with the protein MNLVVLAAALFVVDGHADTPQFLLDLGTDLTRSGEQMVDLPKARQGRLGAEFFSIWVDPEFYGAHPARRALDLIDAVHLQLERHPRELAVARTASEVLAARKAGKLAVLMGLEGGHALEGDLRMLRTFHRLGVRYMTLTWSNTNELGDSSGDAQKPGVKHHGGLTALGRQAVEEMNRLGMLVDISHVADTTFFDALEVSKAPVIASHSSCRALTDHPRNMTDEMLRAVAKNGGVVMVNFFSGFVDESFRKAFEALRPEEDKALAAINEKYKDDPAARTKAWFTAGREIAARVPRPPMKSLIDHIEHVARVAGVDHAGIGSDFDGIPSTPEGIDSAADLPRIASELRKRGFTQAEVAKVFSGNVLRVMRAAEKIAAGPSP; encoded by the coding sequence ATGAACCTGGTCGTCCTCGCCGCTGCCTTGTTCGTCGTCGACGGCCACGCCGACACGCCGCAGTTCCTGCTCGATCTGGGAACGGACCTGACCCGCTCCGGCGAGCAGATGGTGGACCTTCCCAAAGCGCGGCAAGGTCGCCTGGGCGCCGAGTTCTTCAGCATCTGGGTGGACCCGGAATTCTATGGAGCGCACCCGGCCCGGCGAGCGCTGGACCTGATCGACGCCGTGCACCTTCAACTGGAGCGGCATCCTCGCGAGCTGGCCGTGGCGCGCACGGCGTCGGAGGTGCTCGCCGCGCGGAAGGCCGGCAAGCTCGCCGTGCTGATGGGCCTCGAGGGAGGCCACGCGCTGGAGGGAGATCTGCGGATGCTCCGCACCTTCCACCGGCTCGGCGTCCGCTACATGACCTTGACCTGGTCGAATACCAACGAGCTGGGCGACTCGTCCGGCGACGCGCAGAAGCCTGGAGTCAAGCACCACGGCGGCCTCACCGCGCTCGGCCGGCAGGCCGTCGAGGAGATGAACCGGCTCGGGATGCTGGTCGACATCTCCCATGTCGCGGACACGACCTTCTTCGACGCGCTCGAGGTCTCGAAGGCGCCGGTGATCGCGTCGCATTCGAGCTGCCGCGCGCTGACCGATCACCCGCGCAACATGACCGACGAGATGCTGCGCGCCGTGGCGAAGAACGGCGGGGTGGTAATGGTGAACTTCTTCTCGGGCTTCGTGGACGAGAGCTTCCGCAAGGCGTTCGAGGCGTTGCGGCCGGAGGAGGACAAGGCCCTCGCAGCGATCAACGAAAAATACAAGGACGATCCGGCGGCGCGGACCAAGGCCTGGTTCACGGCGGGACGCGAGATCGCCGCGCGCGTTCCGCGGCCGCCGATGAAGTCGCTGATCGATCACATCGAGCACGTCGCCCGGGTCGCGGGCGTGGATCATGCTGGAATCGGTTCGGACTTCGACGGGATCCCTTCGACGCCCGAAGGGATCGACTCCGCCGCCGACCTCCCCAGGATTGCGTCGGAGCTCCGCAAGCGCGGCTTCACGCAGGCGGAGGTCGCGAAGGTCTTCTCGGGGAACGTCCTGCGGGTGATGCGGGCTGCAGAGAAGATCGCGGCCGGACCTAGCCCCTAG
- the dnaJ gene encoding molecular chaperone DnaJ, whose amino-acid sequence MVSQKRDYYEVLGVARTATSQELKSAFRKLAIQYHPDKNPGDKASEDRFKEASEAYEVLCDGEKRARYDRFGHQAPGGFGPSPFEAGFTGNINDIFGDIFGEIFGQRGRSRSARQRGADLRYNLEVSFTEAAFGTEAKVKIPRHKQCSTCHGSGSKPGTGPKTCPTCHGAGELRMTQGFFQISRTCGHCQGTGKVITDPCATCRGAGKVETESALSVKVPPGVDTGTRLKLTGEGEPGDRGGPPGDLYVVVHVHEHPIFIREDTEVICEVPISFTQAALGATIDVPTLDGKVKMKIPSGTQSGKVFRLRGKGIPHLNGYQRGDQHVRVTVEVPEKLTKKQRELLEQFGALAGEDAHPQSKSFFAKVRELFGAEESEEEATG is encoded by the coding sequence ATGGTGTCCCAGAAGCGCGATTACTACGAAGTCCTCGGCGTTGCCCGAACCGCCACTTCACAGGAACTGAAGAGCGCCTTCCGCAAGCTCGCGATTCAGTACCACCCCGACAAGAACCCCGGCGACAAGGCCTCCGAGGACCGGTTCAAGGAAGCTTCCGAGGCCTACGAAGTCCTCTGCGACGGGGAGAAGCGCGCCCGGTACGACCGCTTCGGTCACCAGGCGCCCGGCGGATTCGGCCCGAGCCCCTTCGAGGCCGGTTTCACCGGCAATATCAACGACATCTTCGGTGACATCTTCGGGGAGATCTTCGGGCAGCGCGGGCGTTCCCGGAGCGCGCGACAGCGCGGCGCCGACCTCCGCTACAACCTCGAGGTGAGCTTCACCGAGGCCGCGTTCGGGACCGAGGCAAAGGTCAAGATCCCGCGCCACAAGCAGTGCTCGACCTGCCACGGCTCGGGCAGCAAGCCCGGCACAGGTCCGAAGACCTGCCCGACGTGCCACGGCGCAGGCGAGCTGCGGATGACGCAGGGGTTCTTCCAGATCTCGCGGACCTGCGGCCACTGCCAGGGCACCGGCAAGGTGATCACCGACCCGTGCGCGACCTGCCGCGGCGCCGGGAAGGTCGAGACCGAAAGTGCACTGAGCGTCAAAGTGCCACCCGGCGTCGATACCGGGACCCGCCTCAAGCTCACGGGCGAAGGCGAGCCGGGCGACCGCGGCGGCCCGCCCGGCGACCTGTACGTCGTGGTGCACGTCCACGAGCACCCGATCTTCATCCGCGAGGACACGGAGGTCATCTGCGAGGTGCCAATCAGTTTCACCCAGGCGGCGCTGGGCGCGACCATCGACGTCCCGACCCTCGACGGCAAGGTGAAGATGAAGATCCCCTCCGGCACGCAGAGCGGAAAAGTCTTCCGGCTCCGCGGAAAGGGGATACCGCACCTGAACGGCTACCAGCGCGGCGATCAGCACGTGCGGGTGACCGTGGAGGTGCCGGAGAAGCTGACCAAGAAGCAGCGCGAGCTGCTCGAGCAGTTCGGTGCCCTCGCCGGCGAGGACGCGCACCCACAGTCCAAGTCGTTCTTCGCCAAGGTGCGCGAGCTCTTCGGCGCCGAAGAGTCGGAAGAGGAAGCGACGGGCTAG
- the dnaK gene encoding molecular chaperone DnaK — protein sequence MPKVIGVDLGTTNSCVAVMEGGEAVVIPNSEGSRTTPSMVGFTEAGERLVGQIAKRQAITNPEATVFAVKRLIGRKFDSDEVRKSISVSSFRIVSADNGDAWVELRGKRYSPAEISAMILSKMKQTAEDYLGEQVTEAVITVPAYFNDSQRQATKDAGRIAGLNVLRIINEPTAAALAYGLDKAQGSAASKTGAAMRTSGAEKIAVYDLGGGTFDISVLELNSGVFEVKATNGDTFLGGEDFDQRIVDYLNDKFEKACKIDLRRDRMALQRLKEAAERAKHELSSATETDVNLPFIAADATGPKHLTETMTRSQLEELVNDLVQKTIEPCRIALKDGGISAKGIDRVILVGGMTRMPKVQQVVQNFFGKEPHKGVNPDEVVAIGAAIQGGVLKGEVKDVLLLDVTPLSLGVETAGGVNTRIIEKNTTIPARKSQVFSTAVDNQPIVNVHVLQGERDMAADNKTLARFELVGIPPAPRGVPQIEVAFDIDANGIVHVSAKDLGTGKQQSIRIVASSGLTEQEIQKMIKDAEQHKSSDKKKKELADVKNSADGLIYTTEKALEEYATLLPSKDMAEIRADLEALKAVVGTEDLPRIKSAVQRLEGSAYRIADALYSSGDSGEKKTAAKS from the coding sequence ATGCCCAAGGTCATCGGGGTCGATCTCGGCACCACCAACAGCTGCGTCGCGGTGATGGAAGGTGGCGAAGCGGTCGTAATCCCGAACTCCGAGGGCAGCCGAACGACTCCCTCGATGGTGGGCTTCACCGAAGCCGGCGAGCGCCTGGTGGGCCAGATCGCCAAGCGACAGGCCATCACCAATCCCGAGGCTACCGTCTTCGCCGTCAAGCGCCTGATCGGGCGCAAGTTCGACTCGGACGAGGTGCGCAAGAGCATCTCCGTCTCGAGCTTCCGGATCGTCTCCGCCGACAACGGCGACGCCTGGGTGGAGCTGCGCGGGAAGCGGTACAGCCCCGCGGAGATCTCCGCGATGATCCTCTCGAAGATGAAGCAGACCGCCGAGGACTATCTCGGCGAGCAAGTGACGGAGGCGGTGATCACCGTCCCCGCCTATTTCAACGACAGCCAGCGCCAGGCCACCAAGGACGCCGGCCGCATCGCCGGACTGAACGTGCTGCGCATCATCAACGAGCCGACCGCGGCGGCGCTCGCGTACGGTCTCGACAAGGCGCAGGGCAGCGCCGCGAGCAAGACCGGCGCGGCCATGCGCACGTCGGGGGCGGAGAAGATCGCCGTCTACGACCTCGGCGGAGGCACCTTCGACATCTCGGTCCTGGAGCTGAACTCCGGCGTCTTCGAGGTGAAGGCCACCAACGGCGACACCTTCCTCGGCGGCGAGGACTTCGACCAGAGGATCGTCGACTACCTGAACGACAAGTTCGAGAAGGCGTGCAAGATCGACCTGCGCCGCGACCGGATGGCGCTGCAGCGGCTGAAGGAAGCGGCGGAGCGCGCCAAGCACGAGCTCTCCTCGGCGACCGAGACCGACGTGAACCTGCCGTTCATCGCGGCGGACGCGACCGGGCCCAAGCACCTGACCGAGACGATGACGCGCAGCCAGCTCGAGGAGCTGGTGAACGACCTGGTGCAGAAGACCATCGAGCCTTGCCGCATCGCGCTCAAGGACGGGGGCATCAGCGCCAAGGGGATCGATCGCGTCATCCTGGTGGGCGGCATGACGCGGATGCCGAAGGTCCAGCAGGTGGTGCAGAACTTCTTCGGCAAGGAGCCGCACAAGGGAGTGAACCCCGACGAGGTGGTTGCCATCGGCGCGGCCATCCAGGGAGGCGTGCTCAAGGGCGAGGTGAAGGACGTCCTGCTGCTCGACGTCACGCCGCTCTCGCTCGGCGTGGAGACCGCCGGCGGCGTCAATACCCGCATCATCGAGAAGAACACCACCATCCCGGCGCGCAAGTCGCAGGTGTTCTCCACCGCGGTCGACAACCAGCCGATCGTGAACGTGCACGTCTTGCAGGGCGAACGCGACATGGCGGCGGACAACAAGACGCTGGCGCGCTTCGAGCTGGTCGGCATTCCGCCGGCGCCGCGCGGCGTGCCGCAGATCGAGGTGGCGTTCGACATCGACGCGAACGGCATCGTCCACGTCAGCGCCAAGGACCTCGGCACCGGCAAGCAGCAGAGCATCCGGATCGTCGCGTCTTCGGGTCTCACCGAGCAGGAGATCCAGAAGATGATCAAGGACGCCGAGCAGCACAAATCGTCCGACAAGAAGAAGAAGGAGCTGGCGGACGTGAAGAACTCCGCCGACGGGCTCATCTACACGACGGAAAAGGCCCTGGAGGAGTACGCGACGCTGCTGCCGTCGAAGGACATGGCGGAGATCCGCGCGGACCTCGAGGCGCTGAAGGCGGTCGTCGGTACCGAGGACCTGCCGCGGATCAAGTCCGCGGTCCAGCGGCTGGAAGGCTCCGCCTACCGCATCGCCGACGCCCTCTACTCCTCGGGCGACTCCGGCGAGAAGAAGACAGCGGCAAAAAGCTGA
- the grpE gene encoding nucleotide exchange factor GrpE: MPDDTQVPPDAAVDEQRAVPDGAADPGAAEGGGEPHKLATLQAQLEESFRRARDTSDRLKETHDRLLRTAAEFDNFKKRAVKEKEDVQRFGIERLLKDFLPVMDNLERALDHAEQHDSRQVIEGVRLVQKLFETVLAKHGVVGFSALGKPFDPSLHEALMQQESDEPAGTVVSEMAKGYKLNDRLVRPAAVVVSKPRTPAEPPPAANSEGGGQA, encoded by the coding sequence GTGCCCGACGATACGCAGGTCCCGCCCGATGCCGCCGTCGACGAGCAGAGGGCAGTCCCAGACGGCGCAGCGGACCCCGGCGCAGCCGAAGGCGGCGGCGAGCCACACAAGCTCGCCACTCTCCAGGCGCAGCTCGAGGAATCGTTCAGGCGCGCCCGCGACACGTCGGACCGGCTGAAGGAGACCCACGACCGCCTGCTCCGCACCGCGGCGGAATTCGACAACTTCAAGAAGCGTGCGGTGAAGGAGAAGGAGGACGTGCAGCGGTTCGGCATCGAACGGTTGCTGAAGGACTTCCTCCCGGTGATGGACAACCTCGAGCGGGCGCTCGATCACGCCGAGCAGCACGATTCACGGCAGGTGATCGAGGGCGTCCGGCTGGTGCAGAAGCTGTTCGAGACCGTCCTCGCAAAGCACGGCGTCGTCGGCTTCTCCGCATTGGGCAAGCCGTTCGACCCCAGCCTGCACGAAGCGCTCATGCAGCAGGAGAGCGACGAGCCCGCCGGGACCGTCGTGTCGGAGATGGCCAAGGGCTACAAGCTCAACGATCGGCTGGTCCGCCCCGCCGCGGTGGTGGTGTCCAAGCCCCGCACCCCGGCGGAACCGCCTCCGGCGGCGAATTCCGAGGGTGGGGGACAAGCCTGA
- the hrcA gene encoding heat-inducible transcription repressor HrcA produces the protein MAARATPSGHPRSAEASLDDRSRRVLAAIVRDYIHGGEPVGSHAIARRPDVDVSSATVRSVMSDLEEMGFLQKPHTSAGRIPTAQGFRYYVDALLRVKPPLPEEREQIARRAQEATQLDGLMTAASRVLHSLTRHAGVIASPRPQSERLQRIEFLPLREGRALAVLVAQSGAVHNRLIALQQPLSAGQLEHAANYLNSLIANRTLAEARARLRTELERDRRELGELQARALALGAEAVQVEAPTVHIEGQSSFLDDKALAQDLMKIRALFRALDEKELLLAVLDRTLAAEELRIFIGAESGIVEPDLAIVAAPYRLKGEVVGALGVIGPTRMDYSRVVPLVELTARTVGLTLDAKEEA, from the coding sequence ATGGCTGCGCGCGCCACGCCCAGCGGACATCCCCGGAGCGCCGAAGCGTCTCTCGACGACCGATCGCGCCGCGTCCTCGCAGCGATCGTGCGCGATTACATCCATGGTGGAGAACCCGTAGGCAGCCATGCAATCGCCCGCCGTCCCGACGTCGACGTCTCGTCGGCGACGGTGCGCTCGGTGATGTCCGATCTGGAGGAGATGGGATTCTTGCAGAAGCCGCACACCAGCGCGGGGCGCATTCCCACCGCGCAGGGGTTCCGCTACTACGTGGATGCGCTCCTTCGCGTGAAGCCGCCGCTGCCGGAAGAGCGCGAACAGATCGCGCGCCGGGCACAGGAAGCGACGCAGCTCGACGGGCTGATGACGGCGGCGTCGCGCGTGCTGCATTCGCTCACCCGTCACGCCGGCGTCATCGCCTCGCCGCGGCCGCAGTCCGAGCGGCTGCAGCGCATCGAGTTCCTTCCCCTCCGCGAAGGGCGTGCCCTCGCGGTTCTGGTGGCGCAATCCGGCGCCGTCCACAACCGCCTGATCGCGCTGCAGCAGCCGCTCTCGGCGGGGCAGCTCGAGCACGCCGCGAACTACCTGAACTCGCTGATCGCAAACCGCACCCTGGCCGAGGCACGTGCGCGGTTGCGGACGGAGCTGGAGCGCGACCGCCGGGAGCTCGGCGAGCTGCAGGCACGGGCGCTCGCTCTCGGTGCGGAGGCGGTGCAGGTGGAAGCGCCCACCGTGCACATCGAGGGTCAGTCCTCGTTCCTCGACGACAAGGCGCTGGCGCAAGATCTGATGAAGATCCGCGCCCTCTTCCGCGCCCTCGACGAGAAGGAGCTGCTGCTCGCCGTCCTCGATCGGACCCTGGCGGCGGAGGAGCTGCGCATCTTCATCGGCGCGGAGAGCGGAATCGTCGAGCCGGACCTGGCGATCGTGGCCGCGCCGTACCGGCTGAAGGGCGAGGTGGTCGGGGCGCTCGGGGTGATCGGGCCGACGCGCATGGACTACTCGCGCGTCGTCCCGCTCGTCGAGCTGACCGCACGGACGGTCGGGCTCACGCTCGACGCCAAAGAAGAAGCCTGA
- a CDS encoding methyl-accepting chemotaxis protein, with protein MATPAHHELLGADEHDVPLRSLATPARPPPPPPAPSSPGLRPVRPSRASSRRLGLFFKVFFGDMSIWAVLSGVLTYEVIRQGLHPQHAIAGATAGLIVAIAVSVGLKQIANRIVRLNRSALEISRGDLSKALPSEKPSFLGVDEVDELTVAISHMQENLRDLVRHIQNTSRAVADSADEMQVSTGNVTASAEEIKESMDRIAKGAEEQLRLVERASGLINGIATSIKSSANTAQAAAEVATATSTAAQAGGAAAQLAAEKIKKVFAEIEAASETVFAFGEKTQEISKIVVAITGVAQQTNLLALNAAIEAARAGEYGRGFAVVADEVRKLAESAGRSAEQISRLAQEISQRSQHAVAAMKEGIDELGQGREDLAQIILSLDEIVHATQEGTERVTAISQAAKEQLAGSEEMVKAIREIREVASSNAKSTEEVSRAIREQAVVTASIASASQELTNLSVELQSVVSRFRLE; from the coding sequence ATGGCGACCCCCGCGCACCACGAACTGCTCGGAGCGGACGAGCACGATGTCCCGCTGCGGTCGCTGGCGACGCCCGCCCGGCCTCCTCCTCCACCCCCTGCGCCCAGCAGCCCGGGGCTGCGGCCGGTGCGCCCGTCCCGCGCTTCCTCGCGTCGGCTCGGCCTGTTCTTCAAGGTGTTTTTCGGCGACATGAGCATCTGGGCGGTGCTCTCCGGCGTGCTCACCTACGAGGTGATTCGGCAGGGTCTCCATCCGCAGCACGCCATCGCCGGCGCCACCGCAGGCCTCATCGTCGCCATCGCCGTCTCGGTCGGCCTCAAGCAGATCGCCAACCGCATCGTGCGCCTGAACCGCAGCGCCCTCGAGATCAGCCGCGGAGATCTCTCCAAGGCGTTGCCCAGCGAGAAGCCCTCGTTCCTCGGCGTGGACGAGGTGGACGAGCTGACGGTCGCGATCTCGCACATGCAGGAGAACCTGCGCGACCTGGTCCGGCACATCCAGAACACCAGCCGCGCCGTGGCCGACTCGGCGGACGAGATGCAGGTCTCCACCGGCAACGTGACCGCCTCCGCCGAAGAGATCAAGGAGTCGATGGACCGCATCGCCAAGGGTGCGGAGGAACAGCTGCGACTGGTGGAGCGGGCCAGCGGCTTGATCAACGGAATCGCCACCTCCATCAAGTCCAGCGCGAATACCGCTCAGGCGGCGGCCGAAGTGGCCACGGCGACTTCCACGGCGGCGCAGGCCGGCGGAGCGGCCGCCCAGCTCGCCGCGGAGAAGATCAAGAAGGTCTTTGCCGAGATCGAGGCCGCGTCGGAGACCGTCTTCGCCTTCGGCGAGAAGACGCAGGAGATCAGCAAGATCGTCGTCGCCATCACCGGCGTGGCGCAGCAGACCAACCTCCTCGCCCTCAATGCAGCCATCGAGGCAGCCCGCGCCGGCGAATACGGCCGCGGCTTTGCCGTCGTGGCCGACGAGGTCCGGAAGCTGGCGGAGTCCGCCGGGCGATCCGCCGAGCAGATCAGCCGGCTCGCCCAGGAGATCAGCCAGCGCAGCCAGCACGCCGTCGCCGCGATGAAGGAAGGCATCGACGAGCTGGGACAAGGCCGCGAGGACCTCGCGCAGATCATCCTCTCCCTCGACGAGATCGTCCACGCCACGCAGGAAGGGACCGAGCGCGTCACCGCCATCTCCCAGGCCGCCAAGGAACAGCTGGCGGGCTCCGAGGAGATGGTGAAGGCCATCCGCGAGATCCGCGAAGTGGCTTCCTCCAACGCCAAGAGCACGGAGGAGGTGTCGCGCGCCATCCGCGAGCAGGCGGTGGTGACCGCCTCCATCGCCTCCGCCTCGCAGGAGCTGACCAACCTTTCCGTCGAGCTGCAGAGCGTCGTCTCGCGGTTCAGGCTGGAGTGA
- a CDS encoding chemotaxis protein CheW translates to MPRAVICLHGGNRYALPLSAVRRVTEMTFVSRVPRAPPALLGVMSQQGRVAALIDLGPLVGLRARPARPEGKVVMLQRARGDVGLYVSEVAGIDEIPAEARELKEPAGAALAQVDSADGPVKLIDPEQLQRAIDNLVEA, encoded by the coding sequence ATGCCGCGCGCCGTCATCTGCCTGCATGGAGGCAACCGATACGCGCTCCCGCTCTCCGCGGTGCGGCGCGTGACGGAGATGACGTTCGTCTCCCGCGTTCCTCGCGCGCCCCCGGCGCTCCTCGGGGTGATGAGCCAGCAGGGACGCGTGGCTGCCCTGATCGATCTCGGCCCGCTCGTCGGTTTGCGCGCGCGCCCGGCGCGCCCCGAGGGCAAGGTGGTGATGCTGCAGCGGGCGAGAGGCGACGTCGGTCTCTACGTGTCGGAAGTGGCCGGGATCGACGAGATCCCCGCCGAAGCACGCGAGCTGAAGGAGCCGGCGGGGGCGGCGCTCGCGCAGGTGGATTCCGCCGACGGTCCCGTGAAGCTGATCGATCCCGAGCAGCTGCAGCGGGCCATCGACAACCTGGTGGAGGCGTAA
- a CDS encoding response regulator produces MPQRRVLIVDDALFMRNTLRDIFAGAGFAVAGEADDGVQAVNLFRDLKPDLVTMDIVMPYKSGIDATREIVQLDPNAVVIMCSALGQESLVMEAIEAGATDFIVKPFRGEDVLAVVKKVLGE; encoded by the coding sequence ATGCCCCAGAGGCGAGTGCTGATCGTCGACGACGCGCTGTTCATGCGCAATACGCTGCGCGACATCTTCGCCGGCGCCGGCTTTGCCGTCGCGGGTGAGGCGGACGACGGCGTCCAGGCCGTCAACCTCTTCCGCGACCTGAAGCCCGACCTCGTCACCATGGACATCGTGATGCCCTACAAGTCGGGCATCGACGCGACGCGCGAGATCGTCCAGCTCGATCCCAACGCGGTGGTGATCATGTGCTCCGCGCTCGGACAGGAGTCGCTGGTCATGGAGGCCATCGAGGCCGGGGCGACGGACTTCATCGTCAAGCCGTTCCGGGGGGAGGACGTGCTGGCGGTCGTGAAGAAGGTGCTCGGCGAGTAG